From Salinicoccus roseus, one genomic window encodes:
- the xdrA gene encoding XRE family transcriptional regulator XdrA: protein MDKQTFTEMLQSKFKMVRTEAGYTQDSMSQTIGLSKKTLVQIEKERILPNWTTCISLCALFRDSEVLTNSFGGDPLELAQVISRGHCVYPNYDGEAVYWEDLDRKNGFRLQYNKSNKIYRVLNDSNRPVHASYIEREIRTYFMRQTDLQPV from the coding sequence ATGGATAAACAGACTTTTACGGAGATGCTCCAGTCGAAGTTCAAGATGGTCAGGACGGAAGCTGGTTATACGCAGGACTCCATGAGTCAGACGATAGGGCTGTCTAAAAAGACCCTTGTGCAGATCGAAAAAGAACGCATCCTTCCGAACTGGACAACATGCATCTCCCTGTGTGCACTCTTCAGGGATAGTGAAGTCCTGACGAATTCATTCGGAGGTGATCCCCTTGAACTTGCCCAGGTGATATCCAGAGGGCATTGTGTCTACCCGAATTATGATGGCGAAGCGGTATATTGGGAGGATCTCGACAGAAAGAATGGTTTCCGTCTGCAATATAATAAAAGCAACAAAATATATAGAGTACTGAACGATTCGAACCGTCCAGTCCATGCCTCATATATTGAACGCGAAATCAGGACTTACTTCATGAGACAGACGGATCTGCAGCCTGTCTGA
- a CDS encoding DUF445 domain-containing protein has protein sequence MNDGFQIILMAIIGALIGGLTNMLAIRMLFRPYETKYLFGRRLPLTPGVIPRRREEASIKMGEIVTRHLLTPDAFIEKIKSRETQNFIMLFIDRQIETIESEKLTLRYFLERINEGLSDKVVKGFNAQLSDKVTAEGARLYQQEIRNLVPTDAMATLDGKIDTLQPQITQKIEEYINSEKGYQDLYTMTDEFVEHRGRLARSLKYLMSKETIVQNIRNELNKLIHHPKMTEIQVRIINDEYERIKNSRVDTLISERDQQRLIDSVYDVLRERIDIEGILDYPIEDFNREMFESFKTRGKYQLRDNIIEYLGQNTGRIVEKLQLAQVVKKQIDSFELSHIEDLVMEISSKEFRMITLLGFFLGGMIGIVQGLIVVFL, from the coding sequence TTGAACGATGGTTTTCAGATAATACTCATGGCCATAATCGGGGCGTTGATCGGCGGCCTGACGAATATGCTCGCCATACGCATGCTCTTCCGGCCGTATGAAACAAAATATCTCTTCGGCAGACGCCTCCCCCTGACGCCGGGCGTGATCCCACGGCGGCGCGAGGAGGCTTCCATAAAGATGGGTGAGATCGTCACCAGGCACCTGTTGACGCCTGACGCCTTCATCGAGAAGATAAAGAGCCGCGAAACCCAGAACTTCATCATGCTGTTCATCGACAGGCAGATCGAGACGATCGAATCCGAAAAGCTGACATTGCGCTATTTCCTTGAACGCATCAACGAAGGGCTGTCCGACAAGGTGGTCAAGGGCTTCAATGCCCAGTTGTCCGACAAGGTGACGGCGGAAGGCGCCAGGCTCTACCAGCAGGAGATCAGGAACCTCGTCCCGACGGATGCCATGGCGACGCTTGATGGGAAAATTGACACCCTGCAGCCGCAGATTACGCAGAAGATAGAGGAATACATCAATTCCGAGAAGGGCTACCAGGACCTCTACACGATGACCGACGAGTTCGTCGAGCATCGGGGGAGACTTGCCCGCTCGTTGAAGTATCTGATGTCGAAGGAGACGATTGTACAGAATATACGCAATGAGCTGAACAAGCTGATCCATCACCCGAAAATGACGGAGATACAGGTCCGCATCATCAATGATGAGTATGAACGGATCAAAAACAGCCGGGTGGATACCCTGATTTCCGAAAGGGACCAGCAGAGGCTGATAGACAGCGTCTATGATGTACTCAGGGAAAGGATAGACATCGAAGGCATACTCGATTATCCGATCGAGGACTTCAACCGTGAAATGTTCGAGTCATTCAAAACGCGCGGGAAGTACCAGCTCCGCGACAACATCATAGAATACCTCGGACAGAATACAGGAAGGATCGTCGAAAAGCTCCAGCTTGCCCAGGTGGTCAAAAAGCAGATCGACAGTTTCGAGCTCAGCCATATAGAAGATCTGGTGATGGAGATCTCGAGCAAGGAGTTCCGTATGATCACACTCCTCGGCTTTTTCCTTGGGGGTATGATAGGAATCGTACAGGGGCTCATCGTTGTGTTTTTATAA
- a CDS encoding YlbF family regulator produces the protein MAVNVYDQANALEDALRNSDEFQNMKDLYGKVNSNPESKQLFEEFREVQMDLQQKQMQGEEINEEDVQKAQKSAEDIEKDENIKSLMEAEQKMSELIQDLNRVIMKPIEELYGLNNQN, from the coding sequence ATGGCAGTTAATGTATACGATCAGGCGAATGCATTGGAAGATGCACTCCGCAACTCAGATGAATTTCAAAATATGAAGGATCTTTATGGTAAAGTGAATTCCAATCCGGAATCCAAGCAGCTGTTCGAAGAGTTCAGGGAAGTACAGATGGACTTGCAGCAGAAACAGATGCAGGGTGAGGAAATCAATGAAGAAGATGTTCAGAAAGCACAGAAATCAGCAGAAGATATAGAGAAGGACGAAAATATCAAATCACTGATGGAAGCAGAACAGAAAATGAGCGAACTCATTCAGGACCTGAACCGCGTCATCATGAAACCTATAGAAGAGCTTTATGGTCTGAACAACCAGAATTAA
- a CDS encoding metallophosphoesterase family protein: MVKFIHSADLHLDSPFKSRSKMPSGILDVLMESTYNSVTRMMDHAIEEKVDFIIIAGDVFDQANRTLKSEIFMKRQFERLREAGIFAYVIHGNHDPLTDGIRTSWPDNVTVFGENVESYEMISAKGESVFLHGFSYFLDDTYENKLEDYPVNTMNDGIHIGILHGTYSKSQYGQERYTEFNLEVLNEKLYHYWALGHIHQREQLSDLPPIHYSGNIQGRHKNEYGEKGFLMVEGDDVYLTSRFVPVQELIFSEYDLEVQSLAKQDLYQTIVEFKHRLREKGRHIIQLNLVYDGEEVISDADFTEVVELLKEDERDLKQFIWIDDLRLKYLTQDNIALLNDIKATHSGNRELFKEAVNALYMDPRLNRYLEPIQDIDQEALLKEGEERLRMLMRK; this comes from the coding sequence ATGGTTAAATTTATCCACAGCGCAGATCTGCATCTGGACAGTCCTTTCAAGTCCAGGTCCAAAATGCCTTCAGGCATATTGGATGTGCTCATGGAAAGTACATACAATAGTGTCACGAGGATGATGGATCATGCCATTGAAGAAAAAGTCGACTTCATCATAATTGCCGGGGATGTCTTCGATCAGGCGAACCGCACATTGAAATCCGAGATATTCATGAAACGCCAGTTCGAAAGGCTCAGGGAGGCCGGCATATTCGCCTACGTCATCCATGGGAACCATGACCCCCTGACGGACGGCATCAGGACCTCCTGGCCGGACAACGTCACGGTCTTTGGTGAGAATGTAGAAAGCTATGAGATGATCAGCGCGAAGGGGGAGAGTGTATTCCTTCACGGTTTCAGCTATTTCCTGGATGATACATACGAGAACAAGCTCGAGGATTATCCGGTGAATACGATGAATGACGGAATACATATCGGCATCCTGCACGGCACCTATTCGAAGAGCCAGTATGGCCAGGAGCGCTATACGGAATTCAATCTGGAAGTGCTGAACGAGAAATTGTACCATTACTGGGCGCTGGGCCACATCCATCAGCGGGAACAGCTCAGCGACCTGCCGCCGATTCATTATTCTGGGAACATACAGGGGCGGCACAAGAATGAATATGGGGAGAAAGGCTTTCTGATGGTGGAAGGGGATGATGTCTACCTCACCTCCCGTTTCGTGCCGGTCCAGGAACTCATCTTTTCGGAATACGACCTGGAAGTCCAGTCGCTCGCCAAACAGGACCTCTACCAGACGATCGTCGAATTCAAGCATCGTCTGAGGGAGAAGGGGCGACATATCATACAGCTCAATCTCGTGTATGATGGCGAAGAGGTGATATCGGACGCCGATTTCACTGAAGTGGTCGAGCTGTTGAAGGAGGACGAGAGGGATCTGAAGCAGTTCATATGGATCGACGACCTCCGCCTCAAATATCTCACCCAGGACAACATCGCCCTGCTCAATGATATAAAGGCGACCCATTCCGGAAACAGGGAGCTGTTCAAGGAAGCGGTCAATGCGCTTTATATGGATCCGAGGCTGAACAGATACTTGGAGCCCATCCAGGACATCGACCAGGAAGCGCTGCTCAAAGAAGGCGAAGAGCGCCTAAGAATGCTGATGAGGAAGTAG
- a CDS encoding ATP-binding protein, which yields MKIIALNIYGYGKITETEIDADQQFIQFFGENEAGKSTMQSFIHSILFGFPTRKEQEPRREPRMHNLYGGKITVEFPDEAGPVEIERIKGKVQGDVKVYLADGTVRGEDWLIKKLNFIDKKTYRSIFSFDVLGLQDIHKNMTEDKLQEYLLRAGALGSHEYDEMLSAIDAEMKSIYKKNGTNPELNQEMDEISGLSEKIRVLEQTEERYKTLINEKIKTEDSLNAKQDALFQLDMVRKQKMKEVMYHKDIKEWKTLEDKLNIEPVVFPEQGIERYEKLRHQVQQTDRDIALRTEKLKVLKNEMDGVTLPDKDRLAYLEGIQKREPDIKQKNMEHSRLSASMEALEEEIAQLRRDIGWQQEHHEVDDSNIVKESVQTVLSKLDEVTLEEQFLIREIDQLKSDLKQFDQDIERLEQEQISDERIRVKKEVMEREFELKEKEKMFRLIEKDYEREKRERNRVKKGQSTLIIGISVLALLIGLFYLISTNWLMGGIFTVIGAVTLLLLILTNQREEDGLKNDYQDEVRELKDAIETIKRNNNVNFDLNDARDLKMDLKTQRTKRISTNVRLEELKDTLALKETQHDSLNTQLAAIKEDLKVNPDIENKSIVDAIHTIREIKQKRNQINRHRIEMDNINRELQQFKKTVKEDVAAFGIHYDDSTIFYDVKSLVSGMYKDEAHYNRLKDQINLLENEIKVLAERNEAARQETVQLLDYVEAEDEEEYYYYARKYKEYQEHMERFKELSEKLEEEHFDYDARSELSTYLLADLKEEEEGVAEQMEAFNSELQQEQKTLAELNSEISTLESDGKLSEVNHKFEMKKTLIQNLSKEYMSLNYIRILIETHIKAIKDERLPVVIEEARSIFEKVTRGRYINVTYDDNGITVRHVNGQLFHPLELSQSTKEMLYISLRLSLIKALKGYYQLPLIIDDAFVHFDKERKKIIIDYLRNEVDDQVMYFTCNLDSTIPSSQTVKLKERVK from the coding sequence ATGAAGATAATTGCTCTGAACATATATGGATATGGAAAGATAACAGAAACTGAAATAGATGCCGACCAGCAGTTCATCCAGTTCTTCGGTGAGAACGAAGCGGGCAAATCCACGATGCAGTCGTTCATCCATTCGATCCTGTTCGGCTTTCCGACCAGGAAGGAACAGGAGCCGAGAAGGGAGCCGCGCATGCACAACCTGTATGGCGGGAAGATCACGGTGGAATTCCCGGATGAAGCGGGACCTGTGGAGATCGAACGCATAAAGGGGAAGGTCCAGGGCGACGTAAAGGTCTATCTGGCGGATGGTACCGTCAGAGGCGAAGACTGGCTGATCAAGAAGCTGAACTTCATCGACAAGAAGACATACAGGTCGATCTTCTCCTTTGATGTGCTGGGGCTCCAGGATATCCATAAGAATATGACCGAAGACAAGCTGCAGGAATACCTGCTCCGTGCAGGTGCCCTCGGCTCGCATGAGTATGATGAGATGCTCAGTGCCATAGATGCCGAGATGAAATCCATCTATAAGAAGAATGGCACGAATCCGGAACTGAACCAGGAAATGGATGAAATTTCCGGACTCAGTGAGAAGATCAGGGTGCTTGAACAGACGGAGGAGCGCTACAAGACGCTCATCAACGAAAAGATCAAGACCGAAGACAGTCTGAATGCGAAGCAGGATGCCTTGTTCCAGCTGGATATGGTCCGCAAGCAGAAGATGAAGGAAGTCATGTACCATAAGGACATCAAGGAATGGAAGACGCTTGAGGACAAGCTGAACATTGAACCCGTGGTCTTTCCGGAGCAGGGAATCGAAAGGTATGAGAAGCTGAGGCATCAGGTCCAGCAGACCGACCGCGACATCGCCCTGCGCACCGAGAAGCTCAAAGTCCTCAAAAATGAAATGGACGGTGTGACCCTGCCCGACAAGGACCGGCTCGCCTACCTGGAGGGCATCCAGAAGCGGGAGCCGGACATCAAGCAGAAGAATATGGAGCATTCCAGGCTCTCCGCTTCGATGGAGGCGCTGGAGGAGGAGATCGCCCAACTCAGGCGGGATATCGGCTGGCAGCAGGAGCACCATGAAGTCGATGATTCGAACATCGTCAAGGAGTCTGTGCAGACGGTCCTTTCGAAGCTGGACGAAGTCACTCTGGAAGAGCAGTTCCTCATCCGCGAGATCGATCAGCTGAAGAGTGACCTCAAGCAGTTCGACCAGGACATAGAGCGTCTCGAGCAGGAACAGATCAGCGACGAACGCATCCGTGTGAAGAAGGAAGTCATGGAACGGGAATTTGAACTGAAGGAAAAAGAGAAGATGTTCAGGCTCATCGAGAAGGATTATGAACGTGAGAAAAGGGAGCGGAACCGGGTCAAAAAAGGCCAGTCGACCCTCATCATAGGCATCAGTGTCCTCGCCCTCCTGATTGGCCTGTTCTACCTGATCAGCACCAATTGGCTGATGGGCGGCATCTTCACCGTGATCGGCGCGGTCACGCTGCTCCTCCTGATACTCACCAACCAGCGTGAAGAAGATGGACTGAAGAACGACTACCAGGATGAAGTCCGCGAACTCAAGGACGCGATCGAGACGATAAAGCGGAACAACAACGTCAATTTCGATCTGAATGATGCCAGGGACCTGAAGATGGATCTGAAGACCCAGCGGACGAAGCGGATCTCCACGAATGTCAGGCTGGAAGAATTGAAGGATACGCTCGCACTCAAGGAAACGCAGCATGATTCATTGAATACCCAGCTCGCTGCCATCAAGGAGGACCTGAAGGTCAATCCGGATATTGAAAATAAAAGCATCGTGGATGCCATCCACACGATCAGGGAAATCAAGCAGAAGCGGAACCAGATCAACAGGCACAGGATCGAGATGGACAACATCAACCGTGAACTCCAGCAGTTCAAGAAGACGGTCAAGGAAGATGTGGCGGCGTTCGGCATACATTATGACGACAGCACGATCTTCTATGATGTCAAAAGCCTGGTATCCGGCATGTATAAGGATGAAGCCCACTACAATAGGCTGAAGGATCAGATCAACCTGCTCGAGAATGAGATCAAGGTGCTGGCCGAAAGGAACGAAGCCGCCAGGCAGGAAACCGTACAGCTGCTCGACTATGTGGAGGCTGAAGACGAGGAAGAATATTACTACTACGCAAGGAAATACAAAGAGTACCAGGAGCACATGGAACGCTTCAAGGAACTGAGTGAAAAGCTTGAGGAGGAACACTTCGACTATGATGCAAGGAGTGAACTCTCCACCTATCTCCTCGCGGACCTGAAGGAGGAGGAAGAGGGCGTTGCTGAACAGATGGAGGCATTCAACAGCGAGCTGCAGCAGGAGCAGAAGACTCTTGCGGAGCTGAACTCCGAAATCAGCACCCTTGAAAGCGATGGGAAACTGAGTGAGGTCAACCACAAGTTCGAGATGAAGAAAACACTGATCCAGAACCTCTCAAAGGAATACATGTCGCTCAATTATATCCGCATCCTCATTGAAACCCATATCAAAGCCATCAAAGACGAAAGGCTGCCTGTGGTTATAGAAGAGGCGAGGAGCATTTTCGAGAAAGTGACAAGAGGACGCTACATCAATGTCACCTATGACGACAACGGCATCACGGTAAGGCATGTGAATGGCCAGCTCTTCCATCCGCTGGAACTCTCCCAATCGACGAAGGAGATGCTGTACATCAGCCTCAGGCTGAGCCTGATCAAAGCGCTGAAGGGTTACTATCAGCTACCGCTGATTATAGACGATGCATTCGTCCACTTCGACAAGGAGCGCAAGAAGATCATCATCGACTACCTGCGCAACGAAGTGGATGATCAGGTAATGTACTTCACATGCAATCTGGACAGCACCATCCCGTCCTCGCAGACAGTCAAACTTAAAGAAAGAGTAAAATGA
- the yhaM gene encoding 3'-5' exoribonuclease YhaM, whose amino-acid sequence MNNISKLKPGDSVEAFYLIKRSQQGVTSQGKPYMTLFLQDRTGEIEAKLWTVSKEDMEVLKPEVLIKVKGDVIDYRNKKQMKIAAFRTATDSDGLNAKDFVEKAPIDEETLYESIMDYVIKIENGSLQRIVRQLLGKYRKEFLSFPAAMTNHHDFVSGLAYHVHYMLRTAEALCDIYPSLNRSLLYSSIILHDIGKVKELSGPVGTTYTVEGNLIGHIVIASEEITRVAQELNIDGEEVMLLKHMILSHHGKLEYGSPKPPMLKEAEILHFIDNIDARMMMMDKHTSKAEKGQFTERIFPLESRFFYRPESLD is encoded by the coding sequence TTGAATAACATATCGAAATTGAAACCAGGAGATTCGGTGGAAGCCTTCTACCTGATCAAAAGAAGCCAGCAGGGCGTGACATCCCAGGGAAAGCCCTATATGACACTGTTCCTGCAGGACCGCACAGGGGAGATCGAAGCCAAGCTCTGGACCGTATCGAAAGAAGATATGGAAGTCCTGAAGCCGGAAGTGCTCATCAAGGTCAAAGGGGACGTAATCGACTACCGCAACAAGAAGCAGATGAAGATCGCCGCGTTCAGGACAGCAACCGACTCCGACGGGCTGAATGCCAAGGACTTCGTAGAGAAGGCACCGATCGATGAAGAGACATTGTACGAGAGCATCATGGACTATGTCATCAAGATCGAGAACGGCAGCCTGCAGCGGATCGTCCGTCAGCTGCTCGGCAAGTACAGGAAGGAATTCCTGAGCTTCCCGGCGGCGATGACGAACCACCACGATTTCGTTTCGGGGCTGGCGTATCATGTGCACTATATGCTCAGGACAGCAGAGGCGTTGTGTGACATCTATCCGTCACTGAACCGCAGCCTGCTCTACAGCAGCATCATCCTCCATGATATCGGGAAGGTCAAGGAACTGTCCGGCCCGGTGGGGACGACGTATACGGTCGAAGGGAATCTGATCGGCCATATCGTCATCGCCAGTGAAGAGATTACGAGGGTCGCCCAGGAGCTGAACATCGATGGGGAAGAGGTCATGCTGCTCAAGCACATGATACTGAGCCATCACGGAAAACTGGAATACGGTTCCCCGAAGCCGCCGATGCTGAAGGAAGCCGAAATCCTCCATTTCATCGACAATATCGATGCGCGCATGATGATGATGGACAAGCATACATCGAAAGCGGAGAAGGGACAGTTTACAGAGCGGATCTTCCCGCTTGAGAGCCGCTTCTTCTACCGTCCGGAATCGCTGGATTAG
- a CDS encoding peptidylprolyl isomerase — protein MRKKLAPIVVGLGLIGLAGCSDDGSSENGSGSENGETEYGDVLATSDAGEVTTDDILNELGTDNIANRTFQLTLDSILQDKYSDEIDRKEIESQIDEEIEGMGGEDQFAMMLQQQQPGMTVEQYKEQRINNAYHDKFFAEKFEVTDEEAKESVREASHILVEVSEEEDGLSDEEAKKKAESLHQEIEDGADFGELAAEESDDTGSAENNGQLGYVQRGEMVEPFEEALFALEKGEVSDVVKSDFGYHIIKRHEEENIDEELDSVKRQVVSQKIQENQDQVLGFYNDLLEEYNVEFENEEIRTYIEETYLNSGDEESAEESTEESTEESTEESTEESTEESTEESAE, from the coding sequence ATGAGAAAAAAATTAGCGCCAATAGTGGTCGGTCTGGGCCTCATCGGTCTTGCTGGATGTTCAGATGACGGCAGCAGCGAAAACGGCTCAGGCAGTGAAAATGGTGAAACGGAATACGGTGATGTGCTCGCAACGAGCGATGCCGGAGAAGTCACCACTGACGATATACTTAATGAACTCGGTACGGACAACATCGCAAACCGTACTTTCCAGCTGACACTGGATTCCATACTTCAGGATAAATACAGTGACGAAATCGACCGTAAAGAGATTGAGTCCCAAATTGATGAAGAGATCGAGGGCATGGGCGGAGAAGACCAGTTCGCAATGATGCTCCAACAGCAGCAGCCTGGCATGACAGTAGAGCAGTATAAGGAACAGCGCATCAACAATGCCTACCACGACAAATTCTTTGCTGAAAAATTCGAAGTGACGGATGAAGAGGCGAAAGAATCTGTACGTGAAGCATCACATATCCTAGTCGAAGTCTCCGAAGAGGAGGATGGCCTGAGCGACGAAGAAGCGAAGAAGAAGGCTGAATCCCTCCACCAGGAGATAGAAGATGGTGCTGATTTCGGTGAGCTCGCAGCTGAAGAATCAGATGATACGGGCAGTGCCGAAAACAATGGCCAACTCGGCTACGTTCAGCGTGGTGAGATGGTGGAACCATTCGAAGAGGCCCTATTTGCTCTTGAAAAAGGAGAGGTATCCGATGTGGTCAAATCCGACTTCGGCTACCATATCATCAAAAGACATGAAGAAGAGAACATCGATGAAGAGCTGGATAGCGTCAAACGCCAGGTCGTGAGCCAGAAGATCCAGGAAAACCAGGATCAGGTGCTCGGATTCTATAATGATCTTCTCGAAGAGTACAATGTCGAATTTGAAAATGAAGAGATCCGCACATACATTGAAGAAACATATCTGAACAGTGGTGATGAGGAATCTGCAGAGGAATCCACTGAAGAATCTACAGAAGAATCCACTGAAGAATCTACAGAAGAATCTACAGAAGAATCCACTGAAGAATCAGCCGAATAG
- a CDS encoding YtxH domain-containing protein, whose amino-acid sequence MKFKNFAVGFLVGAAGGTMISLMNAPKSGSELQSSLKSSSGDMKAQMDQLKIEANEVKSSFLKTKHESQEVFKTLGDEVKTMISNYKADINPNIEHIQENVENIQNRVEEVQNTFTKD is encoded by the coding sequence ATGAAGTTCAAGAATTTTGCAGTCGGTTTTCTCGTTGGTGCAGCGGGAGGGACAATGATCTCACTGATGAATGCACCGAAATCCGGAAGTGAACTGCAATCCTCGCTGAAATCCAGTTCCGGGGACATGAAGGCCCAGATGGACCAGCTCAAGATAGAGGCCAATGAAGTGAAATCCTCATTCCTGAAGACTAAGCATGAATCGCAGGAAGTGTTCAAGACGCTCGGTGATGAAGTCAAGACGATGATCAGCAACTACAAGGCCGACATCAACCCGAACATCGAGCACATTCAGGAGAATGTGGAAAACATACAGAACAGGGTTGAAGAAGTTCAGAATACATTCACAAAAGACTGA
- a CDS encoding HIT family protein: MSKTIFEQIADGEIPANIVYEDDVCIAFMDAFPLAKGHTLVVPRKPIENIYDLDEETGAHLMKVVTKVANALRDAFSPEGLNVVQNNGAFASQSVYHIHFHLIPRYKEEYDGFGYKWEQDDKKRTDEEKAEIENAIRTRLDA; the protein is encoded by the coding sequence ATGAGTAAAACTATTTTTGAACAGATCGCAGATGGTGAAATCCCAGCAAACATCGTCTATGAAGATGATGTCTGCATTGCATTCATGGACGCTTTCCCCCTGGCGAAGGGCCATACGCTCGTCGTGCCGAGGAAGCCGATCGAAAACATCTATGACCTCGATGAGGAGACAGGCGCCCACCTGATGAAGGTCGTCACGAAAGTGGCCAATGCCCTCAGGGATGCCTTCTCACCGGAAGGGTTGAACGTTGTACAGAATAACGGCGCATTCGCTTCCCAGTCCGTGTATCACATCCACTTCCACCTGATCCCACGCTACAAGGAAGAATATGATGGCTTCGGCTACAAGTGGGAGCAGGATGATAAGAAACGCACGGACGAAGAGAAGGCGGAGATTGAAAATGCGATCCGCACCCGTCTGGATGCATAA
- a CDS encoding ABC transporter ATP-binding protein has translation MVLQIDGLTGGYSKTPVIHDISFNIGHGEIVGLIGLNGAGKSTTIKHILGLLRPHSGEIRVGGLTASEDIESYRRQLAYIPETPILYEELTLKEHIQMTAMAYGIDEATAMSRAERLLKIFRLETKVDMFPTHFSKGMKQKVMLICAFLSHPDLYIIDEPFLGLDPLGIESLIELMVEEKRNGRSILMSTHILATAERYCDRFAIIDDGRLIAIGSLEALREEFDMPGATLDEVYLMITGGGVTHD, from the coding sequence ATGGTACTCCAAATAGATGGACTGACAGGTGGATATTCAAAGACACCGGTAATACATGATATCTCCTTCAATATCGGGCATGGGGAAATCGTCGGGCTCATCGGCCTGAACGGGGCCGGCAAAAGTACGACGATCAAGCATATACTCGGACTGCTGCGTCCCCATTCGGGAGAGATCAGGGTAGGGGGGCTGACGGCTTCGGAGGATATCGAATCCTACCGGCGGCAGCTTGCCTATATCCCAGAAACACCGATACTATATGAAGAACTGACGCTGAAGGAGCACATCCAGATGACGGCGATGGCCTATGGCATCGATGAAGCCACGGCGATGTCACGTGCGGAGCGGCTCCTGAAGATATTCAGGCTCGAAACGAAAGTGGACATGTTCCCGACGCACTTCTCCAAAGGGATGAAGCAGAAGGTGATGCTCATCTGCGCATTCCTTTCGCATCCCGACCTCTACATCATAGATGAACCGTTCCTCGGCCTCGATCCACTCGGCATCGAATCACTGATCGAGCTGATGGTCGAAGAGAAGCGCAATGGCCGCTCGATACTGATGAGTACGCATATACTGGCGACGGCAGAACGGTACTGCGACCGGTTCGCGATCATCGATGACGGCCGCCTGATTGCGATCGGCAGCCTTGAAGCGCTCCGGGAGGAATTCGATATGCCGGGGGCCACATTGGATGAAGTGTACCTCATGATTACAGGGGGCGGCGTCACTCATGACTGA